The following proteins are co-located in the Mycolicibacterium goodii genome:
- a CDS encoding RpiB/LacA/LacB family sugar-phosphate isomerase — translation MTVCEPRMKMHIAIAADHNAVSMKSRLSAWLAERGHETDDRGVHDATETVDYPFLCADIGRRVTDGAADFGIILGGSGCGEQIAANKIRGVRAALCHCVFTAEIARAHNDANVLVMGAKVVAPDLAERILAVWLATAFKGGRHQLRVNQISALESGDPLPQGVR, via the coding sequence ATGACCGTGTGCGAGCCAAGGATGAAGATGCACATCGCGATCGCCGCCGATCACAATGCCGTTTCGATGAAATCGCGCCTGTCGGCGTGGCTGGCCGAACGCGGACACGAAACCGACGACCGCGGCGTGCACGATGCCACCGAGACCGTGGACTACCCGTTCCTGTGCGCCGACATCGGCAGGCGTGTGACCGACGGCGCCGCCGACTTCGGGATCATCCTCGGCGGCAGCGGGTGCGGCGAACAGATCGCGGCCAACAAGATCCGCGGGGTCCGCGCGGCGTTGTGCCACTGCGTGTTCACCGCGGAGATCGCGCGGGCCCACAACGACGCCAACGTGCTCGTGATGGGGGCCAAGGTGGTCGCCCCCGACCTCGCCGAACGCATCCTCGCGGTGTGGCTCGCCACCGCGTTCAAAGGCGGCCGCCACCAGTTGCGGGTAAACCAGATCAGCGCACTGGAATCCGGGGACCCCCTGCCGCAGGGAGTCAGGTGA